The Mastomys coucha isolate ucsf_1 unplaced genomic scaffold, UCSF_Mcou_1 pScaffold13, whole genome shotgun sequence genome has a window encoding:
- the Cbln2 gene encoding cerebellin-2, producing the protein MPAPGQGPRGPLLSMPGRRGALREPADFGSRLGAVLALLLLLLPACCPVKAQNDTEPIVLEGKCLVVCDSSPSGDGAVTSSLGISVRSGSAKVAFSATRSTNHEPSEMSNRTMTIYFDQVLVNIGNHFDLASSIFVAPRKGIYSFSFHVVKVYNRQTIQVSLMQNGYPVISAFAGDQDVTREAASNGVLLLMEREDKVHLKLERGNLMGGWKYSTFSGFLVFPL; encoded by the exons ATGCCCGCCCCGGGCCAGGGCCCCAGAGGGCCACTGCTGAGCATGCCCGGGCGCCGGGGGGCGCTGCGTGAGCCTGCCGACTTTGGCTCCAGACTGGGGGCGGTGCTGgccctgctgttgctgctgctgcccgCCTGCTGCCCGGTAAAGGCTCAGAACGACACGGAGCCTATCGTGCTAGAGGGCAAGTGCCTGGTAGTATGCGATTCCAGCCCGTCAGGGGATGGCGCCGTCACTTCTTCTCTGGGCATTTCTGTGCGCTCAGGCAGCGCCAAGGTGGCCTTCTCCGCTACTCGGAGCACCAACCACGAGCCGTCAGAGATGAGCAACCGTACCATGACCATCTACTTCGACCAG GTCTTAGTAAACATTGGCAACCACTTTGACCTTGCCTCCAGTATATTTGTAGCACCAAGAAAGGGAATTTATAGCTTCAGCTTCCACGTGGTCAAAGTGTACAACAGACAAACTATCCAG GTCAGTTTAATGCAGAATGGCTACCCAGTGATCTCTGCATTTGCTGGAGACCAGGATGTTACCAGGGAAGCAGCCAGCAATGGTGTTCTGCTGCTCATGGAAAGAGAAGACAAAGTTCATCTCAAACTGGAGAGAGGCAACCTCATGGGAGGCTGGAAATACTCCACATTCTCGGGCTTCTTGGTTTTTCCTCTATAG